The DNA region GAACAGGATCAGCAGCGCCGGGACGATCGCGAGCCCGTAGCCCGCGAACGACAGCCCGAACGCCGCCGCGGCGAGGCCGAGCATGACGGCGAGCCCGAGCGTGCTCGTGAGGACGGCCGAGACCACCAGCCCCGAGACGTACTCGCCGGTGGTGATCGGCGTCGCGAACACGTTCAGGAAGTTGCGCGACCACACGTCCTCGAAGAACGCCATGCTCACGCCGTGCATCACCCGCGAGAAGAAGTCCCACAGCAGGACGGCGCCGAGGAGGAGCGGGACGAAGTCGAGCCCGGACGCGGCGACCCGGTTCAGGTAGCGGGAGATGAAGCCCCACAGCACGACGTCGATGGCCACCCAGGCGAAGAGCGGCAGGATGCGCGCCGGGCTGCCGCGCAGCAGGTACGCCTGCCGCAGCACGACCGCCGCCACCCGCCGGGCGCGCGGCCCGATCACGGCTGCTCCAGCGCGAGCGGCTCGCGCGCGACGGTGATGAACAGGTCCTCGAGCGACGCGCGCCCGTGCTCGCCGGGCAGCGTGCGCGGATCGCCCTCCAGCAGGATCCGGCCGTGGGACAGGAACAGCACGCGGTCGCAGACCTCCTCGACCTCGCGCATGTTGTGCGAGGTCCAGAGCACGCCCTGCCCCTCGCGCGCGGCCACCCCCCGGATCCGCGCGCGCAGCTCGCGCGCGACGGCCGGGTCGAGGGACGCGGTGGGCTCGTCGAGCAGGAGCAGCCGCGGCGCGTTCAGCATGGCCTTCGCGATGGTGACCCGCGACTGCTCGCCCGACGAGAGCACGCCGGTCTTCGTGTCGCGGAACGCGACGAGGTCCAGCTCCGCGAGCAGCGCCTCGACGCGGGCGCGGACCTCGCGCACGCCGTAGAGCAGGCCGAACACGGTGAGGTTCTGGGAGACGGTCAGGTTCCCGGGGAGCGGCGCGTACACCGCCGCGAAGTTCGTGCGCTCGAGCGCCTCGGAGCGGCGGCGCGCCAGGTCGATGCCGTCGATGCGGATCCCGCCCGCGGACGGCGCGAGCACGCCGAGGATCATGCTGATGGTGGTCGTCTTGCCCGCGCCGTTCGGGCCGAGCAGCCCGACGATCTCGCCCGGCGCCACCTGGAAGGAGAGCTCGTCCACCGCGCGCGTCGTGCCGTAGGACTTGCACAGGCGCTCGACGCGCAGGATGGGGCCGTGAGCCGTCACGAAGCCTCCCGCGCCCCGTCGCGCGCCAGCCGCCGCAGGCTCAGCTCCTCGAGGTCGAGCTCCTCCTCGACGCGCTGGAACGCCGCGTCTCCGATGGTGCCGTCCGACCGGAGCGCCAGGAGCCGCCCGCGCTCCGCCTCGACCGCCCGGCGCGCCACGGCCGCGCCGGCGCGCGGGTCCACGTCGCCGCCGGCCGGCGGCGCCTGCGGGGCCGCGCCGCCGCGCAGCTCCGCCTCGGCGCCCCGGAGCAACAGCTCGTACCGTCGCCGCAGCACGTCGGAGAGCGGATCGCCGGCGGCCCCGTCGGTCGCCGACAGGCCGGCGCGCAGCGTCTCGACCCTCGCGAGCCGGACCTCCCGATCGACCGAGCGGTCTCCTTCGAGGCGGAGCGCGCGCATGAGCGGCCGCAGCGTCATCCCCTGGAGGACGAGCGTCCCGAGCACCACCGCGAACGCGGTGAACACGACCAGGTCGCGGTGCGGGAACGGCGGCGCGCCCCGGGCTCCGGTGGGCAGCGCGAGCGCGGCGGCGAGGGTGACGATGCCGCGCATCCCGCACCAGCCGACCACCGCGGCGCCGCGTGGCGAGAGCCCGATCGTGTCCGGCCGCGCCTTCGAGCCGTCC from Anaeromyxobacter dehalogenans 2CP-C includes:
- a CDS encoding ABC transporter ATP-binding protein codes for the protein MTAHGPILRVERLCKSYGTTRAVDELSFQVAPGEIVGLLGPNGAGKTTTISMILGVLAPSAGGIRIDGIDLARRRSEALERTNFAAVYAPLPGNLTVSQNLTVFGLLYGVREVRARVEALLAELDLVAFRDTKTGVLSSGEQSRVTIAKAMLNAPRLLLLDEPTASLDPAVARELRARIRGVAAREGQGVLWTSHNMREVEEVCDRVLFLSHGRILLEGDPRTLPGEHGRASLEDLFITVAREPLALEQP
- a CDS encoding ABC transporter permease is translated as MIGPRARRVAAVVLRQAYLLRGSPARILPLFAWVAIDVVLWGFISRYLNRVAASGLDFVPLLLGAVLLWDFFSRVMHGVSMAFFEDVWSRNFLNVFATPITTGEYVSGLVVSAVLTSTLGLAVMLGLAAAAFGLSFAGYGLAIVPALLILFMFGIALGILGCAIVLRLGPAAEWLIWPIPAVLSPFVGVFYPIATLPRWMQAVSWLLAPSYVFEQLRALTAGRPVSWAALGQGALLAAGTIVLAGWAFVRVYRYAVRTGLLARYSAETVS